A portion of the Limosilactobacillus reuteri genome contains these proteins:
- a CDS encoding iron-sulfur cluster biosynthesis family protein: MNITFTDQAFERLQRYELSSKKMLLDFDDGVGPFSAVGSCSLDGDYRLILVKEDLDTPDYNEKITSNLGDVFIKDHTAVQFDDEMEVRFNPRYFTMPLVSPKRVLTDNLEVLDLSNTDLNSQIDRAHDC, translated from the coding sequence ATGAATATCACATTTACTGATCAAGCTTTTGAGCGTTTACAGCGTTATGAATTATCATCTAAGAAGATGCTCCTAGACTTTGATGATGGGGTTGGCCCATTTTCTGCTGTTGGGAGTTGCAGTTTAGATGGTGATTATCGACTAATCCTTGTTAAAGAGGATTTAGATACCCCAGATTATAATGAAAAAATTACCTCTAATTTAGGGGATGTTTTTATTAAAGACCATACAGCAGTTCAATTTGATGATGAAATGGAAGTAAGGTTTAATCCGCGATACTTTACAATGCCACTTGTCAGTCCAAAACGCGTTTTAACGGATAATCTTGAAGTTCTGGATCTTAGTAATACAGACTTAAATTCTCAAATTGATCGAGCACATGATTGCTAG
- a CDS encoding IS30 family transposase, with protein MTHLNDTMSTSLLTTHKKNAHLTKEERVMIATLKSQGLSNRAIGRQLGVNHQTINNELNRGTVRQLRRQKSNGKIYEYSYYIYSYEAGQATYLEHHRHSGRRRLYYSSKQFLRLADQLMLGEFDDHHYSPQAVIYKARDLMNDGTLIPKSVVTLYQWINEGVLRTSNLDLFEKPKRKHHRTHPQAKRCLGPNIAQRPQTADQRSEIGHWELDTVQGQKNGNDSVVLVMTDRLSRVNITSKIAGKTAHAVNQFFINLRQKMGTDAYYRIFKTITSDNGSEFSELTQVHDHVFYADPYSPWERGSNEINNRFLRKEITKGEAINNYSSAQIIATNDWMNHYPRAMFNGHSSMDIYRKAFYQEISQLHQPIINWSVLFI; from the coding sequence ATGACGCACTTAAATGATACCATGTCTACTAGTTTATTGACTACTCATAAAAAGAATGCTCATCTTACTAAAGAAGAACGTGTGATGATTGCGACTTTAAAGTCGCAAGGACTTTCCAATCGCGCAATTGGTCGCCAATTAGGAGTTAATCATCAAACAATTAATAACGAGCTCAACCGTGGTACGGTCCGCCAACTTCGTCGTCAAAAATCTAATGGTAAGATTTACGAATATTCTTACTACATCTATAGTTATGAAGCTGGTCAGGCCACATATCTTGAACATCACCGCCATTCTGGTCGTCGTCGCTTATATTATTCTTCAAAGCAATTTTTACGATTAGCTGATCAGCTAATGCTTGGTGAGTTTGACGACCACCATTACTCCCCACAAGCGGTTATTTATAAGGCTCGAGATTTAATGAATGATGGCACCCTGATCCCAAAGTCGGTTGTAACTTTATATCAATGGATTAATGAGGGTGTGCTTCGTACGTCCAATTTAGACCTCTTTGAAAAACCTAAACGTAAGCATCATCGAACTCATCCGCAAGCTAAAAGGTGCTTAGGGCCTAATATTGCTCAACGACCTCAAACTGCGGACCAACGGTCCGAAATTGGCCATTGGGAACTAGATACAGTTCAGGGACAGAAAAACGGTAATGACAGTGTTGTACTAGTAATGACTGATCGCCTTTCACGAGTTAATATCACGAGTAAAATTGCTGGTAAAACTGCGCATGCAGTAAATCAGTTCTTTATAAATTTACGCCAGAAAATGGGCACAGATGCTTACTATCGCATCTTTAAGACAATAACCTCTGACAACGGTTCAGAATTTAGTGAGTTAACACAAGTTCACGATCATGTTTTCTATGCTGATCCGTATTCCCCTTGGGAACGTGGATCCAATGAGATCAATAACCGGTTTCTCCGCAAGGAGATTACCAAAGGTGAAGCTATAAATAACTATAGTAGTGCTCAGATCATAGCGACTAATGATTGGATGAATCACTATCCACGAGCTATGTTTAATGGACATTCGTCAATGGATATCTATCGTAAGGCCTTCTACCAAGAGATATCACAGCTCCATCAACCAATAATCAATTGGTCAGTATTATTTATTTGA
- a CDS encoding GNAT family N-acetyltransferase, with the protein MELGYRKATLEDLPKIVEIYNQIIPSRLATADLTPITVDERKGWFEAFDENHPIWVIEYQNEVLGWVALEHFYGRPAYDHTSEIAIYLDQRFRKQGVGTKTMEFIIGQLPKLTVDTIVAYIFGHNIPSLKLFKSFGFTQWGLLPQVAELDGIKRDLVILGRHFK; encoded by the coding sequence GTGGAGTTAGGATACCGAAAAGCGACACTTGAAGATTTACCAAAAATTGTTGAAATTTATAATCAAATTATTCCATCACGGTTAGCTACTGCGGATCTTACTCCGATCACGGTTGACGAACGGAAAGGGTGGTTTGAAGCGTTTGACGAAAATCATCCCATCTGGGTAATTGAATATCAAAATGAGGTTCTCGGGTGGGTTGCCCTTGAGCATTTTTATGGTCGTCCAGCCTATGATCATACTAGTGAAATTGCCATTTACCTTGATCAACGGTTCCGGAAACAAGGGGTTGGTACAAAAACCATGGAATTTATTATCGGTCAATTGCCTAAATTAACAGTTGATACAATCGTGGCTTATATCTTTGGTCATAATATTCCAAGCCTAAAGTTATTTAAATCGTTTGGTTTTACGCAATGGGGGCTTTTACCACAAGTAGCAGAGCTTGATGGGATTAAACGTGATTTAGTTATTTTAGGACGTCATTTTAAATGA
- a CDS encoding Asp23/Gls24 family envelope stress response protein, with product MTTTTNNKTINEQLTFDDQVIEKIAGITASKVPGILSLDGNMFSELADKVTSGSNPTKGIDADVGEKQVALKMEATIEYGKSAPEIFKAVCSEVQRAIDKMTGLNLVKFELHINDVKTKEEVKKDTK from the coding sequence ATGACAACCACTACAAATAATAAAACAATTAATGAACAATTAACATTTGATGATCAGGTAATTGAAAAAATTGCTGGAATTACCGCTAGCAAAGTCCCTGGGATCCTTTCCCTCGACGGAAATATGTTTAGTGAATTAGCAGATAAAGTAACTTCCGGAAGCAATCCAACAAAGGGAATCGATGCTGATGTTGGTGAAAAGCAAGTCGCATTAAAAATGGAAGCTACCATCGAATATGGTAAAAGTGCTCCAGAAATTTTTAAGGCTGTTTGTTCTGAGGTGCAGCGTGCAATCGATAAGATGACTGGTTTAAATTTAGTTAAGTTTGAGCTACATATCAATGATGTTAAAACAAAAGAAGAAGTAAAAAAAGATACAAAATAA
- the amaP gene encoding alkaline shock response membrane anchor protein AmaP: MTAWKKWWISFVMMLQVIIGIVVVSLWFYRDQTWTIPVNDWLHSPIGQSFSAGVAVFLIIVALTVIAIAVFRPTTTKQMTIAKDGANKVQIDQHAVEHSLTTSIAKFDLYNPVIKLKMHRNNHNADVTVHGMLSKRTNPKLIHTVLLQTIKENLKRDFDIDLNKLHIKLSPYSNKESVNIV; this comes from the coding sequence ATGACCGCATGGAAAAAATGGTGGATTTCATTTGTGATGATGCTTCAGGTAATTATTGGAATCGTTGTCGTATCATTATGGTTTTATCGTGACCAAACTTGGACGATTCCAGTTAACGATTGGCTTCACAGCCCCATCGGTCAAAGTTTCTCAGCCGGAGTCGCAGTATTTTTAATTATCGTTGCTTTAACCGTAATAGCAATTGCCGTTTTTCGCCCAACAACGACTAAACAAATGACAATCGCTAAGGATGGTGCTAATAAAGTTCAAATTGATCAACATGCAGTTGAACATAGCTTAACTACTTCAATTGCTAAATTTGACCTTTACAATCCCGTAATTAAACTCAAGATGCACCGTAACAATCACAACGCAGACGTCACCGTTCATGGAATGCTCTCTAAGAGGACCAATCCAAAACTAATTCATACAGTACTACTCCAGACAATTAAAGAAAACCTTAAACGGGACTTCGACATTGATCTTAATAAATTACACATTAAGCTAAGTCCCTACTCAAACAAAGAATCAGTCAACATTGTCTAA
- a CDS encoding gluconokinase, with product MNYLIGVDVGTSSTKAVLYDQNAQVITQANYGYELHRNAAGMAEQEPEEVINAAEQAIHDVARAADLSMGKLLAVSISSANQSLLLLDKDKKPLSRLITWADSRAQRAADNLKMMTEGQQLYMKTGVPVHPMSTLTKLLWLKEDEPDLFSRTAYFADIKAYLFYRLFNEFKVDMSIASSTGLMNLKTCDWDDQALRVAGITKDQLPEIVDGTTQAIGLVPEAQEKLGVPADTPFVYGAYDGALSNIGVGAIKQNTVAITIGTSAAVRVVTDHPVIDPERRLFCYAINKGLWVVGGPLNNGGDVYEWAVKHLVDSSAVKNEQVDPYTLANHVIEGVPAGAHGLLFHPFLGGERAPLWNAKARGSFFGLSHIHTRADMLRAVMEGISMNIATVFQAVRALVGEPASVTATGGFARSKVWRQMLADILNCPVNVPDSFESGCLGSVVMAMQSLGMIDSLDTPQKFIGKVSSYQPDPAAVKVYQRYTPLFQQIEDMLAPAYSEIAKLQERQNN from the coding sequence ATGAACTACTTAATTGGTGTTGACGTTGGAACCTCTAGCACAAAGGCCGTTTTATATGATCAAAATGCGCAGGTGATCACACAAGCTAATTATGGCTACGAGTTGCACCGCAATGCCGCGGGAATGGCAGAACAAGAGCCAGAAGAAGTAATCAATGCTGCTGAACAAGCCATCCATGATGTAGCTAGGGCAGCTGACCTTAGTATGGGGAAACTACTAGCAGTTTCAATCTCAAGCGCAAACCAAAGCCTCCTCTTATTAGATAAAGATAAGAAGCCCCTTTCACGGTTAATCACCTGGGCAGATAGTCGTGCACAGCGCGCAGCAGACAACCTTAAGATGATGACTGAAGGACAACAACTATATATGAAGACGGGGGTTCCTGTTCACCCTATGTCAACCTTGACAAAGCTCCTTTGGTTAAAGGAAGACGAACCAGATTTATTTAGCCGCACAGCATATTTTGCTGATATTAAGGCTTACCTTTTCTACCGGTTATTTAATGAATTTAAGGTTGATATGTCAATCGCTTCCTCAACTGGCTTGATGAACCTTAAAACTTGTGATTGGGATGACCAGGCTCTTCGGGTTGCAGGAATAACCAAAGATCAACTGCCTGAAATTGTCGATGGAACAACTCAAGCAATTGGCTTAGTACCCGAAGCCCAAGAAAAACTAGGAGTACCCGCTGATACGCCATTTGTCTATGGTGCTTACGATGGTGCCCTTTCAAATATTGGTGTTGGTGCAATTAAGCAAAATACAGTAGCAATTACAATCGGTACTTCCGCAGCTGTACGAGTCGTAACTGATCATCCTGTTATTGATCCAGAACGCCGCCTCTTCTGCTATGCTATTAATAAAGGATTGTGGGTCGTTGGTGGTCCGCTTAATAACGGTGGCGATGTCTATGAATGGGCAGTAAAACACCTTGTCGATAGTAGCGCAGTTAAAAACGAACAGGTTGATCCTTATACTTTAGCAAATCACGTTATTGAAGGAGTACCAGCAGGCGCGCATGGACTCCTCTTTCATCCTTTCCTGGGCGGTGAACGGGCACCATTGTGGAATGCTAAAGCGCGCGGTAGTTTCTTTGGGCTTTCTCATATCCATACACGGGCTGATATGCTACGAGCAGTTATGGAAGGAATTAGCATGAACATTGCAACAGTCTTCCAAGCAGTACGAGCGTTAGTCGGTGAACCAGCGAGCGTTACTGCAACAGGTGGCTTTGCTCGCTCAAAAGTATGGCGCCAAATGCTTGCTGATATCTTAAACTGTCCAGTTAACGTTCCTGACTCATTTGAATCTGGCTGCCTCGGGTCAGTAGTTATGGCTATGCAAAGTTTGGGAATGATTGATAGTCTTGATACACCACAGAAGTTCATTGGTAAGGTTAGTTCTTACCAACCAGATCCAGCCGCAGTAAAAGTATATCAACGCTATACTCCGCTCTTCCAACAAATTGAAGATATGCTTGCTCCGGCTTATTCTGAAATCGCTAAACTACAAGAACGACAAAACAATTAA
- a CDS encoding LacI family DNA-binding transcriptional regulator yields MMNKQMTQHTTIADVAKAAGVSATTVSRIINGRYDKMRPATRKRVEKAIKDLHFVPTASARQLRQTHSHVVGILVGDISNPFSSLLAKGIDDVLQQAGYDILLMNTNNSRENESRALQRLYQQRVDGIIVQPNSRHFSQFAPAIHNDIPLVIVDREVDDQPSTVGKVTSANRDACYNLGKILYQNGYQNILTVSAHFAEASGQIPRIAGLKVAAADNGLSYHNIETRGHDRQWLAKTFLQQLNELKGKTAVVSLMGPILFDLLAIFKELNLSFPDDLGLVSFDDWEWSQYVANGIFLLKQDMELMGSLAANKLLTQINQQSTISSTTLLPVEIIAHQSL; encoded by the coding sequence ATGATGAATAAACAAATGACGCAACATACTACTATCGCTGACGTTGCTAAAGCAGCTGGTGTTTCAGCGACTACCGTTTCACGTATTATCAATGGTCGTTATGATAAAATGCGCCCAGCAACGCGGAAACGGGTGGAAAAAGCAATTAAAGACCTTCACTTTGTTCCAACCGCTTCCGCACGTCAACTTCGACAAACTCATAGTCACGTTGTCGGAATCCTCGTTGGAGATATTTCTAACCCCTTTTCATCCTTACTTGCTAAAGGGATCGATGATGTTTTGCAACAGGCAGGCTATGATATCCTCCTCATGAATACGAACAACTCACGGGAAAATGAAAGTCGTGCTCTTCAGCGACTATACCAACAACGAGTTGACGGAATTATTGTCCAGCCTAATTCCCGCCACTTTAGTCAATTCGCCCCTGCTATCCATAACGATATTCCTCTCGTGATTGTCGACCGTGAAGTTGATGACCAGCCTTCTACAGTTGGCAAGGTCACTTCTGCTAATCGCGATGCTTGTTATAACCTCGGTAAAATTTTGTATCAAAATGGTTATCAGAATATTTTAACTGTCAGTGCGCACTTTGCGGAAGCATCTGGTCAAATTCCCCGAATCGCCGGTTTGAAGGTTGCTGCTGCTGATAACGGGCTAAGCTATCACAATATTGAAACCCGAGGACATGATCGGCAGTGGCTTGCTAAAACGTTTCTGCAACAGTTAAATGAGCTTAAAGGCAAAACTGCTGTCGTTTCATTAATGGGACCTATTTTATTTGACCTTTTAGCAATTTTTAAGGAACTAAACCTTTCCTTCCCTGACGATCTTGGCTTAGTTAGCTTTGATGATTGGGAATGGTCGCAATATGTCGCCAATGGCATTTTTCTGTTGAAGCAAGATATGGAGCTAATGGGTAGCTTAGCAGCTAATAAACTTTTAACGCAAATTAACCAACAAAGTACGATCAGTTCCACTACCCTTTTACCAGTTGAAATCATTGCACACCAGTCACTTTAG
- a CDS encoding gluconate:H+ symporter, with protein sequence MPLLIVLIGVIILIFMIVKLKMNTFVGLVITSFIVGLLLGLPLTKIPQTIETGIGGQLGHLAIIFGFGSMLGKLVSDAGGGYRIATTLINKFGRRWIQVAVILASFIIGLALFFEVGLVVVLPIIFIIARELDMPLMYLGIPMAATLNVTHAFLPPHPAPTAITDILGANLGHVLLLGILAAIPTIIIAGPVYNWVLQKVYPRVYRKNIDISVLGEYKEFKLEETPKFGISVLTAMMPVILIAVATICSFIFPKNNPVNEFIQFIGAPDLAMLLSLIFAIFTMGLQRNQKMEDISTSLADSIKQISVMLLIIGGGGAFKQVLVDGGISKYISGLFAQTSISPILAAWLITALLRMSLGSSTVAAMTAAGLVVPMAHQFGSNSIMATLMVLSIGAGSVFCGHVNDAGFWMIKEYFGLSLKETLLSWTTLTSVLAIAGLGAVYAISLFV encoded by the coding sequence ATGCCTTTACTTATTGTTTTAATCGGAGTTATTATCTTAATTTTCATGATTGTTAAACTAAAGATGAACACTTTCGTTGGTTTAGTAATCACATCATTCATCGTTGGTTTGTTACTCGGCTTACCGCTTACAAAGATTCCCCAAACCATTGAAACAGGGATCGGAGGCCAGCTTGGACACTTAGCTATCATCTTCGGTTTCGGTTCAATGCTTGGTAAATTAGTTTCTGATGCTGGTGGTGGCTATCGAATTGCAACAACCCTGATTAATAAGTTTGGTCGGCGCTGGATTCAAGTTGCTGTTATCCTTGCCTCCTTTATCATTGGGTTAGCATTATTCTTTGAAGTTGGGCTTGTCGTTGTTTTACCAATTATCTTTATCATTGCCCGCGAACTCGATATGCCATTGATGTACCTCGGTATTCCAATGGCGGCTACCTTAAACGTTACCCACGCTTTCTTACCACCACACCCCGCTCCAACCGCTATTACAGACATTCTTGGGGCTAACCTTGGACACGTATTGCTGCTCGGTATTTTAGCCGCAATCCCAACAATCATTATTGCTGGTCCAGTTTATAACTGGGTATTACAAAAAGTATATCCGCGTGTCTACCGCAAAAATATTGATATTTCAGTTCTTGGCGAATATAAAGAATTCAAGCTTGAAGAAACGCCTAAATTCGGTATCTCCGTTCTAACTGCAATGATGCCAGTTATTTTAATCGCCGTTGCTACTATTTGTTCATTTATTTTCCCTAAGAACAATCCCGTTAATGAATTCATCCAATTTATTGGTGCTCCTGACCTTGCAATGCTTCTTTCATTAATTTTTGCAATCTTTACGATGGGACTACAACGAAACCAAAAAATGGAAGATATCTCGACCTCCCTTGCCGACTCAATCAAGCAAATCTCAGTTATGCTTTTGATCATCGGTGGTGGTGGTGCCTTCAAGCAAGTTCTAGTTGATGGTGGAATTTCTAAGTACATTTCTGGACTATTTGCTCAAACTAGCATTTCACCAATTCTAGCTGCTTGGTTAATTACTGCTTTATTACGGATGTCACTCGGATCTTCAACGGTTGCTGCGATGACTGCTGCCGGACTTGTGGTTCCAATGGCTCACCAATTTGGTAGTAACTCAATTATGGCAACATTAATGGTTCTTTCCATCGGTGCCGGTTCTGTCTTTTGTGGACACGTTAATGATGCCGGTTTCTGGATGATTAAGGAATACTTTGGCCTTTCATTAAAGGAAACTTTGCTTTCGTGGACAACTCTTACTTCCGTCTTAGCCATTGCTGGTTTAGGAGCCGTCTACGCCATTTCATTATTTGTCTAA
- a CDS encoding gluconokinase has product MNYFIGVDVGTTSTKAVLYDQNATVLDQFSQGYSLYRDASGMAEQNPTAIVEAVEKVIHDAAQKADLTNEKLLAVSFSSANQSVIMLDKNFNPLSRVITWADTRARDVANELKNSPAGQQIYAKTGTPIHPMSPLTKIMWLNKTQADKVAQTAYFGDIKSYLFHQFFNTFKVDVSIASCTGMMNVNTCDWDDQALELANVDRSQLPEIVNGTTQAIGLTAAAQAKMGIPADTPFVYGAFDGALSNLGVEAIKQNTVAITIGTSAGVRVVTDHPVIDPQQRLFCYAVDKGLWVIGGPLNNGGDVYQWAVEHLVDASAVKNENIDPYTLANQVIEGVPAGAHGLLFHPFLGGERAPLWDANARGSFFGLSHIHTRADMLRSVMEGICMNIATVFQAVRDLVGNPASVTATGGFARAEVWRQMLADVLNCPVNIPNSFESGCLGAITMAMKSLGMIENYEIIKTLIGDISSYQPNQEAVNVYQNYLPLFQQVEGLLTPAYSTIAKLQQQSIH; this is encoded by the coding sequence ATGAATTATTTTATCGGTGTCGATGTTGGAACTACTTCTACAAAAGCAGTTCTATATGACCAAAATGCAACTGTGTTAGACCAATTTAGCCAAGGTTATTCCCTTTACCGCGATGCTAGTGGAATGGCTGAACAAAACCCAACTGCAATTGTCGAAGCAGTCGAAAAAGTTATTCATGATGCGGCACAAAAAGCAGATTTAACAAACGAAAAATTGTTAGCGGTATCATTTTCCAGTGCTAACCAAAGCGTGATCATGCTCGACAAGAATTTCAATCCTCTTTCACGGGTGATCACTTGGGCTGATACACGTGCGCGCGATGTCGCAAACGAATTAAAGAATAGTCCAGCCGGTCAGCAAATTTATGCTAAAACAGGTACACCTATTCATCCAATGTCCCCATTGACCAAGATTATGTGGCTCAACAAGACACAAGCAGATAAGGTTGCCCAAACTGCATATTTTGGCGACATCAAGTCCTACCTCTTCCACCAGTTTTTCAATACGTTTAAGGTTGATGTTTCCATCGCTTCATGTACCGGAATGATGAATGTCAATACGTGTGACTGGGATGATCAGGCATTGGAACTCGCTAATGTCGATCGTTCCCAATTACCAGAAATCGTGAACGGAACAACCCAAGCGATTGGCTTAACAGCAGCAGCGCAAGCAAAAATGGGCATCCCCGCTGACACGCCATTTGTCTATGGTGCTTTTGACGGTGCTTTATCTAATTTAGGTGTGGAGGCAATTAAGCAAAATACTGTTGCCATTACGATTGGGACTTCAGCTGGTGTGCGGGTTGTAACTGACCATCCAGTAATCGATCCTCAGCAACGACTTTTCTGTTACGCCGTGGATAAAGGTTTATGGGTTATCGGCGGTCCGCTTAATAATGGTGGCGATGTCTATCAGTGGGCTGTTGAGCACTTAGTTGACGCTAGTGCAGTTAAAAACGAAAACATTGATCCTTACACTCTTGCTAACCAGGTTATTGAAGGTGTTCCTGCTGGAGCTCACGGTTTGCTTTTCCACCCATTCCTTGGCGGTGAACGGGCACCATTATGGGATGCAAATGCGCGTGGTAGTTTCTTCGGGCTTTCTCACATTCATACCCGTGCCGATATGTTGCGCTCAGTAATGGAAGGAATTTGTATGAATATTGCAACTGTTTTTCAAGCGGTTCGTGACCTTGTTGGTAATCCCGCAAGCGTAACTGCAACTGGCGGTTTTGCTCGGGCTGAAGTTTGGCGGCAGATGTTAGCAGATGTCTTAAACTGTCCAGTCAATATCCCTAACTCATTTGAATCCGGTTGTCTCGGTGCAATCACCATGGCAATGAAGAGTCTAGGAATGATTGAAAACTATGAAATCATCAAAACACTAATTGGTGATATCAGTTCTTATCAACCAAATCAAGAGGCGGTTAATGTTTATCAAAATTACTTACCACTCTTTCAACAGGTTGAGGGATTATTAACACCAGCCTATTCGACCATCGCTAAATTACAACAACAATCTATTCATTAA
- a CDS encoding GNAT family N-acetyltransferase, translating into MKIRKATMADLDVVVDILRDGRNQLAERGVDQWQGDYPNVTHVKEDIKNGYAYIVKADDGQTVGTLAIVEAPDHFYDKLNGEWLINTENYVVIHRVAIHSRHAGKGYASKLFLSLIEYLETKRPEIKSIRLSTNENNMAMQRIATKSGFKKVGTLHGAFRPSELSYVYELLTKVRVA; encoded by the coding sequence ATGAAAATCCGGAAAGCAACAATGGCAGATTTAGATGTAGTAGTAGATATTTTACGTGATGGACGTAACCAGTTAGCTGAGCGGGGCGTTGATCAATGGCAGGGGGATTATCCGAACGTTACCCATGTAAAAGAAGATATTAAGAATGGTTATGCTTATATCGTTAAAGCAGATGATGGACAAACAGTTGGCACGTTAGCAATTGTTGAAGCACCGGATCATTTTTATGATAAACTCAACGGGGAATGGCTAATTAATACTGAAAATTATGTTGTAATCCACCGCGTAGCTATTCATTCACGGCATGCAGGAAAAGGATACGCATCCAAATTATTTTTGAGTTTGATTGAGTATTTGGAGACTAAACGTCCAGAGATCAAATCAATTCGTTTAAGTACAAATGAAAATAATATGGCAATGCAACGGATCGCAACTAAGAGCGGCTTTAAAAAGGTAGGGACCCTCCATGGAGCTTTTCGTCCAAGTGAGTTGTCTTATGTTTATGAACTGTTAACAAAAGTGCGTGTAGCATAA